A part of Camelus ferus isolate YT-003-E chromosome 6, BCGSAC_Cfer_1.0, whole genome shotgun sequence genomic DNA contains:
- the PNP gene encoding purine nucleoside phosphorylase: protein MEIGFTYEDYQTTAKWLLSHTKHRPQVAVICGSGLGGLTDRLTQTQIFDYKEIPNFPRSTVPGHAGRLVFGFLNGRACVMMQGRFHLYEGYPLWKVTFPVRVFQLLGVDTLMVTNAAGGLNPKFEVGDIMLIRDHINLPGLCGENPLRGPNEERFGVRFPAMSDAYDRDMRRKAHSTWKQMGEQRELQEGTYVMVAGPSFETVAECRLLQKLGADAVGMSTVPEVIVARHCGLRVFGFSLITNKAILDYENQEKANHEEVLEAGKQAAQKLEQFVSILVASIPLPGKAS from the exons ATGGAGATCGG ATTCACATATGAAGATTATCAGACCACTGCCAAATGGCTTCTGTCTCACACCAAGCACCGACCTCAAGTGGCAGTGATCTGTGGTTCTGGGTTAGGAGGTCTGACTGATAGATTAACTCAGACCCAGATCTTTGACTACAAGGAGATACCAAACTTTCCTAGAAGTACAG TGCCAGGTCATGCTGGTCGACTGGTGTTTGGGTTCTTGAATGGCAGAGCCTGTGTGATGATGCAGGGCAGGTTCCACCTGTATGAAGGCTACCCACTCTGGAAG GTGACATTCCCTGTGAGGGTTTTCCAGCTTCTGGGTGTGGACACCCTAATGGTCACTAATGCAGCTGGAGGGCTCAACCCCAAGTTTGAAGTTGGAGATATCATGTTGATCCGCGATCACATCAACCTACCTGGTCTCTGTGGTGAGAACCCTCTCCGAGGGCCCAATGAGGAAAG GTTTGGAGTTCGTTTCCCTGCGATGTCTGATGCGTACGACCGGGATATGAGGCGGAAGGCTCACAGTACCTGGAAACAAATGGGGGAGCAGAGAGAGTTACAGGAAGGCACCTATGTGATGGTGGCGGGCCCCAGCTTTGAGACTGTGGCAGAGTGTCGTCTGCTGCAGAAGCTGGGGGCGGATGCCGTTG GCATGAGCACAGTACCAGAAGTGATCGTCGCAAGGCACTGCGGACTGCGGGTCTTTGGTTTCTCCCTCATCACGAACAAGGCCATCTTAGATTATGAAAACCAGGAGAAGGCTAATCACGAGGAAGTCCTAGAGGCCGGGAAACAAGCGGCACAGAAACTGGAACAGTTTGTCTCCATTCTTGTGGCCAGTATTCCGCTGCCTGGCAAGGCCAGTTAA